The Lolium perenne isolate Kyuss_39 chromosome 6, Kyuss_2.0, whole genome shotgun sequence genome segment TGGGTGGGTACCATACCCAAGATATCATCATGTGAGCTGGAGCCAGATGGAAAAATTGGATTTTGAGGTGAAAGATCTGTGTGTGAGCTACTACAAGAGATGGCACTCACTGGGGCTAGTTTAGCTAGGGTACTGAATGATAGGTAGTGCTGCTGCCATTAGTTTGCAGAGATGTACCTGTGTTGGTCCATGCATGCATAACAACTAGAAAAAGTGGCCTTGTGGTACAATCAAATTCTCAAGAACCAACAAGCAGAATGAATAGTGGAGAGAACAAAGAGAGTAATTTGGAGAATCTCTTTCTGCGTGCACAACAACCTATAGCATTGCGCTAAAAAAAAATCCAGAGGAATAAATTGGTGGAAAGAAAAAAACCTGACCGGTTATTTTTATTCCATTCTATATTCCAAGTCACAAAAGACTGGCTGCTGTCACTCTGATTATTCCCACTGCCTTGTGGAATAAAATCATGAGGATTTTTCTGAACAATGTGCATTGGCATCAGAAGAAATAAAGAATGTACTAGCTGTATTCCCTAAAAAAGAGGGCAAATGTACTAAATGCTGTAAAAATCTAAAGGTAAGTCAGACGGAGTAAGAATGTACTAGCTGTATTCCCTAAAAAAGAGGGCAAATGTACTAGATGCTGTAAAAATCTAAAGGTAAGTCAGACGGAGTAACACAGTCAATGTACGAGCAGGGAGCGAGCGAGGGAGAGATAAGAAAATATGTTGCTCCAAGTGCAAGGCATAAGAAATAAGGGAAAAGCCAGACAAAGCAAACCCAGAGAAATACTTGGTAATTAATTAACTTGTGATGATCAGTAAGTAAGTAAGTAGAGTAATTATATATGGCACTTCCTTTGTCTGAAAGAAGAACAACACATAAAGAGAGAGCTTACATAGTGGAGTTACATGATGATCGATGCATGCTAAACATATATAAGAACCATATTACCAGAGTAGCTAGAACCCCACAATTACACATGCTAATTAGGCCATTAATAATTAATTAACCCCAGCTAGCTGCTAGCTTAGTTAGGTGCAGTAAAAACTCCATATACTGCTCTCCAGATTAACCTGAAAAGGATCAGGAAAAAACGATGATCTTCTTTTGTTGTTCTTGACGACTTGTTGCTTCTGTGCCATGGGTGGCTAGGCTAGCAGGGCTGGAACATGAACATCTCGTTGGAGGATCTGAACATGTCGTCGAAGGCGGCGCTGTCGAAGCCGCCGAGGAGCGGGTCCGTGGCGGCggtggccgcggcggcggcgacggtgagCGCGACGGCTGCGGCCGTGGCGTTGTTGGTGTTGGCGGTGGCGTTCATGCAGGCGACGATCTCCTCGAGGGAGCTGAGCCGCGCGGTGAGCTCGGCGGCCTGGGTGCGGAGGACGGCGTTCTCGGCGTCGACGGCGAGGAGCCCCCGCGCGGTGAGCCCGAGCGCGGCGGAGACGTGCGCGTTCTCGCGGCGCAGGTGCGCCGCCTGCGCGGCGAGGTCGTCGAGGTGCCTCTGCTTGCGCATCCTGGACCGGCGCGCCGACTCCCGGTTGGAGAGCATCCGCTTGGCCCGGCGCTGCTCCATGAGCGCCCGCACCTCCTCCTCCGTGCCCCCCGCGGCGGCAgccatggccgccatggccgAGAGCGAGCCCGTGCTCCCGCTCCCGCTGGAAGACGCCATGGGAGGGGAAGCGCGCGAGCTAGAGCTCTGCTTTCTTTTCTTGCAAGAAGGAAGACTCGGAAGCACCACCAAAGTTACCAGCTAGGGAATCTAGAGAGGAAGTGACGACGTACGGCGAGGAAGACGAGAGGGAGGAAGGCtaaagcagcaggaggaggagggggaggggggaGAGAAGGAAGGGGATGGTCTGGAGTGGGGCGAGTAGTTTATGAGAAGACATAGAACCAGTAGAGGAAGACGACGGAGAAGGACTGGACGAGGTGCGTTCGGCGCCTTAGGGTGGAGTTGATCATAAACCCGGAGAGGAGGATCTCGCTGATCACCGGCGACATCGCATCAGCGTGCGACTCTCAGCCGGACCCGGGGAAGCATATGCGCTCGCTTGCTTGGTTTCTTGGGGCTCCGGGAGGAAGAGGCCGGCGAGCTCGATCAGGAGATGAAGCGGCAATGGATGGGTACGTGActcctctgtctctctctctctggctcgctgcttctctcactcttgatggaatcgaggaggaagaagagaggaaggaggaggaggaggagggggtgtTGGGGCAGGGAGCGCAGCGTGATTTATAGCGCCGGGAGGCGGGAGCTCGAGGGAACGGGAATGGCCGAATGGGATTCCGGGTGGAGCGGGAATGGGATACCGGCTGGTGCTGGTGCTGGTGCGTGGAGGTCGGCAGAGCAGAGGAGGTGGGAATGGAGGCGAGCGGCGTCCGTACGGCATGCAGGCTGCTCGCACGTGCGGTCGGTCGGTCGTCCGTTGGATCCGATCCGAGTCCGAGGCGAAGCAGCTGGAAATGAAATCGCACTGACTTCACTTGGGACACCCGTGCACCTTCACTCCACTCCTGTAGCACAGCAGCTACGCTAGCTACTACTGATTGGGTCCGTGAGTGAATGGAGGCGTCTAGAGAGGAGTGACTACATTATTCGCATCGAAACCTCTCGAATTTACCCCCGTCCGTCGGTGAAAACCAACCAAGCTCCGCGGCGCAAACAGTAGAAGAAGTTCCCAGAGTAAATTAGGGAGGTGTCAATACCAGGACAGCAGTCAAAAGACTACAAGTAGGAGCAGTCGGCCATTGAAGCAAACCCAAAAGCATTCCATCTATTCTTGCTCAGCAAAGCAACCAGACACCATTCTTGAATTACTCTAGAACACAAGCACAGCTCTCTAAAATTCAGAGAATATATTCTCAAACACCACCAGACCATCACAAGCCAAAATGGTTACTTAGTAATAGCAGGTCAAGAAGTTAGAAGTAGCAGGCTATCCACAAGAAGCAGAGCTAGATGACCCGCGCTTCTCTTCAAGCAGCAGGTTGAATTCAACCCAATAAGCAAGGTCTCGGTCTTGATAGTGATCAAATGGATCATATACCAAGGATTGGAGCCATAGCTCTTCGCCAATCTATCTGGTGATTGGAAGCGAAAAATATTGACATCATTTGATAACGAGTAAAAGCACCAACTGTAAATGTTCAGACATGTATTAAACGCTTGCAGCACAAGGATTAAAGGCAGCACAAGCAGATAAATACCATATCTAAATAGGGATTtccattttcgtgccctcaggtccttagttgtactcagttttccccagctccttagttttttctcagttttctccaaacccttgtttgaaacccgtagaagtagctcagacggcaggattcccgtttagttgaccattctgtcacgtgtggggccgcgtcgtgtgaggccggtagaaagggaccgcgtgagacaggacgagaccgcgtttggttgcgcacgtgagcaggagctgggttctgtctctctcggccccaaattggcattattaagagcacatttttcccctcttttctctctgtccttttcaccaaatAAGTATCAAATCTAAAGAagtttgcatttctgtctttcttcaattatttgtgccttttggccctcgttgtttgcccaatatggcagcaaatctagtagggatccagggtaatgtacgataaattcacagtcatagtaaatcgagaaaacaaagtagggccaacaaaatatagtagaatagggatagataatagggatccctccctagataataagctgcatacacagcagccaacatagtaacaggttctaggttcttcacagcaccatcatacaaataacataacaacaagggatccctagctaacaacaaagggatcccaacaacaaaatgggagGCAACAGcaacacacgtccaggactccgcctaccccatctggctctccctccacttgttgctgctgctccccttgggagccttgggcttgagcggaggcatgcgcccggcggagatctccacccgctgcatgctgcggaggtgcatgccaagcgccctgtgcttggcgcggaaggagtagatGTTCACCGTcatgccgaccttggggaaggtgttgctgatgttctcagcatgcgtgacgaggcagttgaagtccgtgccgccgagtctcctagtgcagaaggggcacaccagagacacccttggcgaagtaggagatgtcTTGGCCGACCCTGCAGCCTCGGCggactggcgagtcttgacgtcctcctcctcgtcgtcgctgccgacgtcgccgcCGTACATCCGATCCATATCAAACAGTaaactatgagtgaatgagttgcaacgatgacgaacgtgcatgataacaaagttaggaaaaacgagtccacgcctcagttagagtgggcacgattatatatctacatggaaggtgtaagcgaaccaaagctcatgcacaacagatttgtacacagcaatggttcgctgaaccctccctgtaaaaatttgtgtccaacgattcatcataggcaaagaaacagattccagatctgaacttgaacacattccagattatttgcaaaattaaacggttgatatctttcgattagtgcataaaataactgattgaaatcccatgattacttgcataaattaactgattgagatccaattattacttgcataaattaaccgaacggccgaaccccaaatcttaaaggaAATCAAGAAatgatcaaaacaaaatggaataaaatcggcgcaaatattagcccaatgctcatccatctacagatccatctacaccagcaaaaatagggttcaaaaaggaatggggaacaaaaaaggaagcaaaccgtagttacctcgctccatgggtcctccaggaaggtgtcgtaggggttcgggggcgggacgtacggcaccggctcataggggtcatatcccggcgggatctgaccgccaccggcggcagcagcctccgatgcaccggcggaggcggcggcgacgtccgttgaggggacggcgtcgaagagg includes the following:
- the LOC127308527 gene encoding bZIP transcription factor 44 — its product is MASSSGSGSTGSLSAMAAMAAAAGGTEEEVRALMEQRRAKRMLSNRESARRSRMRKQRHLDDLAAQAAHLRRENAHVSAALGLTARGLLAVDAENAVLRTQAAELTARLSSLEEIVACMNATANTNNATAAAVALTVAAAAATAATDPLLGGFDSAAFDDMFRSSNEMFMFQPC